In Daphnia pulicaria isolate SC F1-1A chromosome 9, SC_F0-13Bv2, whole genome shotgun sequence, the genomic stretch aaaaaaaaatgtttcatcaaGATGAGATTTCTCTCTAATTggcgggaaaagaaaaagaaaaatggctgaCCTCACTGCGCCTCACTGCAGATTTACGTGGAAATATTGTGCAATATTGAAACAAACCGGCCTTGGTTTAGGCTCTTTTGTTTGTCAGAAAAATGTCAGGGGTGAGGgttaacacacacacgcaactaACGACCATCAACGTTGATGACATTCGAACAAAATTCCAAAAGAAATCCGCCCCCTttgataaatttgaaatttttagacAAGGTCGACAAAAGGTTGTGTTTGAGTGACGTGGGGAAATGGTTCTTTCTTCCTAATAACACACATCACACACAGAGATATATATTTCTTGACGAACCAAAATTCATTGCCAATCCCCTACTCGATAGTTAGCCCCCTCAAGGCCGCCAGACAAGTGGCAGACGATTGGCTACGTCATTTTCATCTGTCGTATGTGTTTGCATCCCCTCCGGGAGAACAAAAACCTTTGTGTCACACACAGATAAGTTCAaacacttttgttttcttttagttgCAGTTTATACGTGGACTAGTACAGACACTCTAAGAAAATCATCTCCATTTTGTTGGGAATTATACCGTCATGCAACTAGAGGtaaattcaaatcatttttaacttttataaACTTAACTTTAATGGCTCAAAATGGCTGTGCAGAGGAGGGAAGATTCGTCTCCAGCTGGAGAGAACGGGACTGAATTTACACTTCGTTGGCATCATCACGACGTGAAATTGGCCGACACGATGACACGAGCCTGGGAGAAGAAATTGTTTCTCGACGTGACGTTGGCCAGCGGCCACAGAACTTTGGGCGCCCATCGACTCGTCTTGTGCGCCTGTTCGGCCCTTTTGGAAAACCTGCTGACCTCACCGGCCCATTTGCCCGTTCAATCGCACACCAATCCCATGCTCTACTTTAACGACATCGACTTTGAAGACCTGGAAGTGCTCGTCGATTTCATGTACCGCGGGAGTATGACTGTCACTTACCAAACGCTTCCGGGCATCATCAACGCCGCCAGAATCCTTCAAATTCGTGGACTCAATCCtggtaaaattgtttttaatttttctagttTTAATTTGTAGAggttaagttttattttttcgtagaTATTGACGAGCCGGTTGATTCACCACCGGAATCGAGTGGATGTAGTGAACCACCTGCACCGGAACCAACTGGCGAACCCATTCGTAAGCGGATGAAGAAAGATGTTGTCGAAGATGTGATCAAATCTCACCAGGAAATCAAAGATGAAATGGGTTCCGATCACGAAGGATTTCACACGCCGCATGGCGGAATAAATCCCGAACATGCAAATTACGATGAACAGAAACAACAGCAACTGGCCGCTTTCCTATCCGTTTTGGCACAGCAGACGCCATTAAATCAATCGACTAAACAGACAACATCGACATCTGTCGGACCAAGTAATTAAAatcttaattatttattcgaaaatttcgttattaattcatttaactCAGGTCCAGCTTTGCGATCGAGACTCGTCTGGGATCCAGCCCACATTGTCTACCTGGAAAATTGGTACGGAAAAGAAACTCGTTATCCCAATCTTGTCCAGTGCCAAGCTTACGCCAATCAGCTGTCGAGAGTCCCACAATCAGGTAAATTCATCCGCAATACTAGAGATGAAATGTCCaactaaaaataatcaaatgttATTAGATCAAAGTGGCAAATCTCGGACTTCAATGTCGGTGACTGCCCAGAACGTGTCGCACTGGTTCCAGAACCGCCGCCGGAAGGATACTCATCCGGAGATTGAAGAGAAGCGAGTCAAGCGGAGTCAAACTCGCCGGACTAAAAAGAGCAACAGTGGAAATCCGCTGGATCTAACTCAGTCGACTGCTCCGCGAATGAAACAATCAACTACTCCGCCGTCGCTCAACCGCTCGCCTCAGGAGCCGTCACATCATCCGGATCACGACGACCGAGACTCTGACGACGAGCCGGGACTGTGCATTGCGGAAAACGCTCACAACTCGTACAACAGCGACACGGAGAACGACCATCCATCATCGATCCATCATCCGCACTATCAACTTTAATCGTAATTACTTTCAACACCCACGCGATCTCTCTACAacaaaatacgttccttcacttaaaaaaagaaaactaaactttaaaaatattacagaTAATTTTCAtccttataaaataaaatgtaaagaatttctcccaattttttttttcgattaaaacattaaaaacctaattttgaaaataaaaattttgtcataaaacaatgtattttttgttttccttttttgtaagtattttttgttttttcaattttgtgaAATTAAATGGGGGGAGTGGACTCGGGGTTATACAACATAGTGTGAAACACacgcaaaaaagaaaggaataattaaatgaatttagtttttaaatGCGCAAAGAAATTTTGCGATTAgatgacaaacaaaaaaaaatgaatttaaattaataaacgccgcctctttttttttttaaatgaagaacAAACACGACAGATGATTGGGGggagtgtaaaaaaaaaattgtccatGACTGatggaaaacgaaattttcTAAGCCAATGcgaatttttatcaaaatgtgtgaAATGGATATGAATAAATGGATGGGGGAGGGCAGTTTCCATAGGAGGACGAGACTTGTTTTACACCAGACATGAaattgtttccaaaaaaaaagagaaatctaCAATTACcggaaaaaaatagtttggaaaaaaagttgaaagaatttttcatctttcaacaatttttgttttaataatatATCGATTAAGAAATAGCGCACCTCTTCTGTGTACACGCACAAACGACACGTTTACATTGAAACCCAaaaggattattttttttttaaaggggggTAGAAACGTGCGGAGATCTACGgcaattaaacaaacaaaattgggCGAGAGATTAAATCATAAACCGTCCTAATAACTAAATTTCCAGTTAGGGGAGGTGGGCAGGAAAGGTGATTAAGTGTAAATGGGATGGGTGGGTTATAGGGGGCTCTAGTGGCACTTGGTAAATCCCtgactgtgctgctgctgccttttttaaacaaacacaTCCGCAcgagaagaaacgaaaaaatttgaaaaaaataattccgcACCGTACTTGGTTATTTCTCAATGTTTAAAATGGGGGGATGAGCGATCGGAAGTGGATCGAGCCCTGCGGAGTGAAGTGCCACGACGGATTTGATCCATGAGCGATTCGCGGTGGTGATCGCTTCCGCCGGATTGCTGGTGTTGCTGCCCGTCGTGGTGATTGCGAGCGTTGCGTGATTGCTGGGAGATGGACTCGGCCGGGCCACCTGGCGAGTGCCCGTGCTGCTGTTGCGCTAATTTGGCGTTCAGCTGATGGACGAAACTCGACTTGGACAACAATCCCGAAACGACTTTACTCCCGCCGCCGGAATCCTGcgccaaaataaaagaaggaaatcaATTAGAATCGATTTAAACTTTTTGAATGGTAAAACTGCTGTGCAACTTACGGAATTTGAAGGATGACTGGGCATATGTTTGGGCAGCGTTTTATTGTGATTGGCCGGCCCGGCTTTTGACGTCATGTTTTTGGTATTCAAAGTGAACGAGGACGTCGGATGATGGTGGGCGTGGTGCTGGTCCAAATGGCGCTGAGCTTTGGGCGTGGTGCCCAGCGTTTTAGCCAATACGGGCGGTGGATGGCCACGCCCTTGCAGCGGAATCATCATCGGCggagcaccaccaccagcactaGCAGACGATGATGAATCGCTAGTTACCCGCATCGACTGAGCACGGCGGACCACGCCCGGACTGGCTGGCTGGTGACGTATTTCGTTCAACGTTTTGACGGCGTCAGCCACGCTCAGCGAGCGTTCCGGAATGATGGCCTCTTTCGTGACTGTCGTCGCCCCCGCTGCCGGCGTGGCGGCGGCACTACTCCCGACATCTTCTTCGGCCGTTTCCAGAAGGAAATCCGGCGGAGGAGGTAAGGCGGCCAAATCAATCTCGTCAACGGATGACGACAGGGGCGCATTCGTTTCCGGAATATGAGGCGGAGCGCACACGACGACGTCTACGTGATGGATTGAATTATGAAATCCATTtggaaaaattgttattttggcaaatgttgttttttttgtgttaccaTCAGTGTGATGAGCTTCGTCGACGTTACTGACTTCATGCAAAGTGGCAAACGACGGGATGGATGTCCTTTTCATGGTCGACATGCGCACACTACCCCTGGGATTCCAATCCGATCCGGCCATCGATCCTTGATCGCCATAaccttgaaaaatcaaatcaaaattcaaatttcccgcgcctacaacaacaacaacaacaacaacaaaaataaaaaaccggaATACAAAGTTGTTGGGGTACCTGAAAATGAGGCCGGCCTGCGCAAAACTGGCCTTGAACTACTACAAGccgtaggaggaggaggaagaggaaggGATTGTTGGTACGGAGGATGGCGCCACATCGAGTCTCTTGATGGGCCATGACACGAACATGCTATCGTGTCCAATGCGGGAGtagaatgaaaacaaaaaaataaaataataatcaacaacaacaacaacagaaaaaaagctcTACGACGATCATCTACATATAACAGCAgccaaaaacaattaaagaCGGAACAGAGTAGGTGGGCGGagttacaaaaacaaaagaagatgatGCGGTCGTTGTGAGCTAGTCTAAATACCTTGACCGTCCTCATAAACGGTGCACGATGCCAGCGATGTGTAGATGGCGTGAGAAGCCGGATCGTCTCCGTTCATCGCACAGTTGGccgcctgttgttgttgttgctggcgaagttcactggcgttcataTAAACCGGTTGAGGGACAactgcaacaaaacaaaaaaaggaaatttttaaattagaaattaaagaaagaaagaaaccatttttcttttgtttttcgtgaTTCAATTGTTTGAATAATTAGAACGGACTCCTTTAACGACGTCcgaaaaaaaggcgaatggctttttgtgttgttgcgtTTGTTCACACTTGATTGCGGTTAAGTTTTCTACGGACTAACGAAGCATTTTGAATCGATTTTTTCGTTGGAAACAAAATGGCCGCCCaactaaaaaaggaagaatacaCACACGGAATTAACCCCCCACCAGCTCAGAGAAATGGAGgatatataattatatatttatagcCCCTGCGGATGATGATGGATCCACATAGGGAGCAGCACGACGAGCGTAAAATGAAGAGGAGAATAAAGTGGCCTGGCCGGGGCCCCCCCCCTAGAGGGCATTGTGTATAATAGAGacgggacacacacacacgtactcATATCAGGCGCTGCTTGATGAAAGTCGGGCAAGATTGAGGATGCCGGCTGATTATTCTCCTCCGTCTGCTGCTTCTGCTTTTGCTGCTGTAAAAGTAAAgagtttttcttgttgacttTCTCCGGTTTGGTTTTGGCCGTCGGCGGCGGCACGACAGGACGTTCCAGCGACGAGCAGCGCTGCGGTAAAGGCGGGCGCCCAGCGGTGCTCTGATTACCGCCCGTTCCCAGACTCTCCTGGCTCCCGCTTCCGTTGTTGCCTCCAGCCTTTAATTCGCGACAACGTCTCAACGTTTCGTATTCCGGCGATTCTgttgattcaaattttaaatttaaaaacaaaaaaagttaaaatgagTTGAATTCGACTGACCAGTTGGCGTCGAATTGTTGGTCCGGTCGAATTTGTCGGTGCTGCTGGCGCACGAACTTTGTCCGgtggtcgacgacgacgacgagtatTGCTCCAGCGGCTGGAATGTGTAGACGGAGAGGGCCGCTCTTTGGTGGTGGCCTTTCTCGTAGGCCGTCGAAATCGTGTGCGGCCTCTCGTTGATCATCACCAtgtggctgctgttgctggccgTCCGATCAAACTGCACAGTCTCCTGATAATATCCcccgaaaaaaatcaatttaaaaatctattCCGTTTCATCAAAGTTATATGATAGAAGAAGCGAACAAAAGcaaaagcaaaagaagaagagatatcAAAAGTTAGTTAGCCCAGTGTTAATATACTTGAAGGTTTGGCCAAGTGGAGCCCATTCCGGGTGGATAAGGAGTGCAGGGCGTGCTCGAGTTGCTGTTGGAACTCGAACACTCTCCGCTGGAATTGCTGGAAGAAACCAGTACCACCTTTTTGTGTTCACAAGAAGATATAAATGATAGAtcgacagaaaagaaaagctgcTGGAACAAacgcacacagacacaaaaagaaataagagaaaaaaagttgttggtgGTGGGGGCACAGTACCTCCTGGGCCAGCAATTGATTAGAGGGCGGTGATGAGTTGGGTCTGTAAAGAACGAGCGTGTCCTGAGACGTGAAACCGGAATCTTGAGAAGAAACGCTAGACAGTCTCACTCCGGCGTTGACTCCGGCCACTTGAGAAAGCGATCGGTGCCGGatatgttgctgctgttgctgcatcGCATGACTAGGCGAATTCATCAATTGGTtctgtttcatttcatttaatttaatttaattcaattagcttttcttaaaaagtttttcaatttttgtttccatttccgTTACTTGAGAATGAGAAGCGACGCTTCCGCTCGACGAGCTGTGGATCGAACCCAAACTGCACATGGAAGACTTGCGTGACCCCAGTGAACTGGGACTGCTGGGTGGCGTCTGTAGAGCCCAGTGATTGTGGTCTGTCGTGCCCTTCAACTCGGAAATCATCTGACGGATGTCGACCAAATAAAATGTGTGACACACGAGGatatttttaagtttaatttttttacttgttcggTTGATGACGGCAATGAGAACGGGTCGGCCGTGTGCTTGTCCAGTTGAGTAATGATCTCCTCCAGGTGACTCAATTCAGCCATCATGGACATTTCTTCACTCtgtacaaataaaacaaattgtcaAGACATTTTCCTTCCGCCGGAATTGATTGTTTTACCATGACGGGCTTGAGGCAGGCGACAAATAGGCAATAGCGACTGCGCTCCTCGACCAGGGCCGATTTCAGGGCCTGTTTCTCCGTTTCCTGTTCCAAAATAgcagaaaatttaaatgagaaaattcaaatcaaattgggAAGcagcaggggggggggaatttctAAAGAGAAGAACActaaaaggaggaggagaaaaacCAATAATCAATAGTCCAGTGActggagaaaataaaagaaggggggaggaTAGCCTCTAGCGTCAGATTACCGAATAAGTCCTTATTTGGATtttcattcaactttttttttcgtctactAGGATTCTTTTTCTATGAGCTTTGACTCAATAATAATCTccttattgtttgttttttcaatctcCCCCCTCTGTTTGAAGAGAGTGAGGAGGGGAaagttaaataaataagaaataatgttTTACCTGGAGGAGGGCTAGACGTGAATTGAGGTCGATTTGAGCGGCGTCAGCTGCACGGAGTAGCTCCTGATTGGCGGCGTTGAGTTGACGGTCGCCAACGGTGGTGTTGCCGGCGTTCATCTGCTGGTTCGTCGATCCAGCCATTCCACTCCGGATCTTTTTGGCTTTCTTCTGCCATCGCTGAGCCTCCGCCGTTCTCTTCTTAATATCCGCTCTGACTTTCTTGTACTCTGCACAAGATCCAGCCCCCCCCCAAGGGACGaacggaaaaaacaaaaaggagaagaaaactcGATCAAGAAAATGTACAAAACATGTGCGGGGATTGTGCCAAGTCACGGCCGATTCTTCTTGTTTCCCCATTTCTCTCACGTACCTTTTGAGTGCTCTTTGTCCAGGTTGACCACCATTTTCTTCCATTCTTCCAGTTTGTCGTGTAGCGGCAGAACCAGGCACTCCATCAGGGCGCTAGAAAATGTcatcagaaaaaattcaattcccaGGAATTTATaaagtcaaaaaataaattcttaaaatattcaaaactgTTTAGTATGAAGGATCACGTCGTCTGCCACACAACAAACACTTAATATATTTCCAACCTGTCCTTTTCAATTATTCCAAATCAA encodes the following:
- the LOC124312834 gene encoding uncharacterized protein LOC124312834 isoform X3; the encoded protein is METLTVDKEFGSAMGALFHQIITDMKVGAPLWEDFLSKASKLHTALKSTLSVIAAYLDAFQKIADSATNAKGATKDIGTVLTRICLRHKAVEARLKTFTSALMECLVLPLHDKLEEWKKMVVNLDKEHSKEYKKVRADIKKRTAEAQRWQKKAKKIRSGMAGSTNQQMNAGNTTVGDRQLNAANQELLRAADAAQIDLNSRLALLQETEKQALKSALVEERSRYCLFVACLKPVMSEEMSMMAELSHLEEIITQLDKHTADPFSLPSSTEQMISELKGTTDHNHWALQTPPSSPSSLGSRKSSMCSLGSIHSSSSGSVASHSQNQLMNSPSHAMQQQQQHIRHRSLSQVAGVNAGVRLSSVSSQDSGFTSQDTLVLYRPNSSPPSNQLLAQEVVLVSSSNSSGECSSSNSNSSTPCTPYPPGMGSTWPNLQETVQFDRTASNSSHMVMINERPHTISTAYEKGHHQRAALSVYTFQPLEQYSSSSSTTGQSSCASSTDKFDRTNNSTPTESPEYETLRRCRELKAGGNNGSGSQESLGTGGNQSTAGRPPLPQRCSSLERPVVPPPTAKTKPEKVNKKNSLLLQQQKQKQQTEENNQPASSILPDFHQAAPDMIVPQPVYMNASELRQQQQQQAANCAMNGDDPASHAIYTSLASCTVYEDGQGYGDQGSMAGSDWNPRGSVRMSTMKRTSIPSFATLHEVSNVDEAHHTDDVVVCAPPHIPETNAPLSSSVDEIDLAALPPPPDFLLETAEEDVGSSAAATPAAGATTVTKEAIIPERSLSVADAVKTLNEIRHQPASPGVVRRAQSMRVTSDSSSSASAGGGAPPMMIPLQGRGHPPPVLAKTLGTTPKAQRHLDQHHAHHHPTSSFTLNTKNMTSKAGPANHNKTLPKHMPSHPSNSDSGGGSKVVSGLLSKSSFVHQLNAKLAQQQHGHSPGGPAESISQQSRNARNHHDGQQHQQSGGSDHHRESLMDQIRRGTSLRRARSTSDRSSPHFKH
- the LOC124312834 gene encoding protein MTSS 2-like isoform X2 — protein: METLTVDKEFGSAMGALFHQIITDMKVGAPLWEDFLSKASKLHTALKSTLSVIAAYLDAFQKIADSATNAKGATKDIGTVLTRICLRHKAVEARLKTFTSALMECLVLPLHDKLEEWKKMVVNLDKEHSKEYKKVRADIKKRTAEAQRWQKKAKKIRSGMAGSTNQQMNAGNTTVGDRQLNAANQELLRAADAAQIDLNSRLALLQETEKQALKSALVEERSRYCLFVACLKPVMSEEMSMMAELSHLEEIITQLDKHTADPFSLPSSTEQMISELKGTTDHNHWALQTPPSSPSSLGSRKSSMCSLGSIHSSSSGSVASHSQNQLMNSPSHAMQQQQQHIRHRSLSQVAGVNAGVRLSSVSSQDSGFTSQDTLVLYRPNSSPPSNQLLAQEETVQFDRTASNSSHMVMINERPHTISTAYEKGHHQRAALSVYTFQPLEQYSSSSSTTGQSSCASSTDKFDRTNNSTPTESPEYETLRRCRELKAGGNNGSGSQESLGTGGNQSTAGRPPLPQRCSSLERPVVPPPTAKTKPEKVNKKNSLLLQQQKQKQQTEENNQPASSILPDFHQAAPDMIVPQPVYMNASELRQQQQQQAANCAMNGDDPASHAIYTSLASCTVYEDGQACSCHGPSRDSMWRHPPYQQSLPLPPPPTACSSSRPVLRRPASFSGYGDQGSMAGSDWNPRGSVRMSTMKRTSIPSFATLHEVSNVDEAHHTDDVVVCAPPHIPETNAPLSSSVDEIDLAALPPPPDFLLETAEEDVGSSAAATPAAGATTVTKEAIIPERSLSVADAVKTLNEIRHQPASPGVVRRAQSMRVTSDSSSSASAGGGAPPMMIPLQGRGHPPPVLAKTLGTTPKAQRHLDQHHAHHHPTSSFTLNTKNMTSKAGPANHNKTLPKHMPSHPSNSDSGGGSKVVSGLLSKSSFVHQLNAKLAQQQHGHSPGGPAESISQQSRNARNHHDGQQHQQSGGSDHHRESLMDQIRRGTSLRRARSTSDRSSPHFKH
- the LOC124313122 gene encoding sex determination protein fruitless-like, producing MQLERREDSSPAGENGTEFTLRWHHHDVKLADTMTRAWEKKLFLDVTLASGHRTLGAHRLVLCACSALLENLLTSPAHLPVQSHTNPMLYFNDIDFEDLEVLVDFMYRGSMTVTYQTLPGIINAARILQIRGLNPDIDEPVDSPPESSGCSEPPAPEPTGEPIRKRMKKDVVEDVIKSHQEIKDEMGSDHEGFHTPHGGINPEHANYDEQKQQQLAAFLSVLAQQTPLNQSTKQTTSTSVGPSPALRSRLVWDPAHIVYLENWYGKETRYPNLVQCQAYANQLSRVPQSDQSGKSRTSMSVTAQNVSHWFQNRRRKDTHPEIEEKRVKRSQTRRTKKSNSGNPLDLTQSTAPRMKQSTTPPSLNRSPQEPSHHPDHDDRDSDDEPGLCIAENAHNSYNSDTENDHPSSIHHPHYQL
- the LOC124312834 gene encoding uncharacterized protein LOC124312834 isoform X1 — translated: METLTVDKEFGSAMGALFHQIITDMKVGAPLWEDFLSKASKLHTALKSTLSVIAAYLDAFQKIADSATNAKGATKDIGTVLTRICLRHKAVEARLKTFTSALMECLVLPLHDKLEEWKKMVVNLDKEHSKEYKKVRADIKKRTAEAQRWQKKAKKIRSGMAGSTNQQMNAGNTTVGDRQLNAANQELLRAADAAQIDLNSRLALLQETEKQALKSALVEERSRYCLFVACLKPVMSEEMSMMAELSHLEEIITQLDKHTADPFSLPSSTEQMISELKGTTDHNHWALQTPPSSPSSLGSRKSSMCSLGSIHSSSSGSVASHSQNQLMNSPSHAMQQQQQHIRHRSLSQVAGVNAGVRLSSVSSQDSGFTSQDTLVLYRPNSSPPSNQLLAQEVVLVSSSNSSGECSSSNSNSSTPCTPYPPGMGSTWPNLQETVQFDRTASNSSHMVMINERPHTISTAYEKGHHQRAALSVYTFQPLEQYSSSSSTTGQSSCASSTDKFDRTNNSTPTESPEYETLRRCRELKAGGNNGSGSQESLGTGGNQSTAGRPPLPQRCSSLERPVVPPPTAKTKPEKVNKKNSLLLQQQKQKQQTEENNQPASSILPDFHQAAPDMIVPQPVYMNASELRQQQQQQAANCAMNGDDPASHAIYTSLASCTVYEDGQACSCHGPSRDSMWRHPPYQQSLPLPPPPTACSSSRPVLRRPASFSGYGDQGSMAGSDWNPRGSVRMSTMKRTSIPSFATLHEVSNVDEAHHTDDVVVCAPPHIPETNAPLSSSVDEIDLAALPPPPDFLLETAEEDVGSSAAATPAAGATTVTKEAIIPERSLSVADAVKTLNEIRHQPASPGVVRRAQSMRVTSDSSSSASAGGGAPPMMIPLQGRGHPPPVLAKTLGTTPKAQRHLDQHHAHHHPTSSFTLNTKNMTSKAGPANHNKTLPKHMPSHPSNSDSGGGSKVVSGLLSKSSFVHQLNAKLAQQQHGHSPGGPAESISQQSRNARNHHDGQQHQQSGGSDHHRESLMDQIRRGTSLRRARSTSDRSSPHFKH